The genomic DNA CTCGATGACGAAAAGCGCGCCGATGATGACCATCAGCAGTTCGGTGCGCGAGGCGACGGACAGGCCGGCGACCAGGCCGCCGAGGGCGAGGGAACCGGTGTCGCCCATGAAGATCTTGGCCGGGGCGGCGTTCCACCACAGGAAACCGACGCAGGCGCCGAGGCCGGCGGCGGCCAGCACAGCCAGGTCGAGCGGGTCGCGGACCTGGTAGCAGCCGGCGATGACGTCGGTCTCGCAGGAATTGCGGAACTGCCAGAAAGTCACCAGGGTGTATGCGCCCATGACCATCGCGGTGGTGCCGGCCGCCAGACCGTCGAGCCCGTCGGTGAGGTTGACCGCGTTGGACCAGGCTGCGGTGAGGATGAAGATGAACACCAGGAAGACCAGGACGCCGAGGATGCCGCCGCCCAGGCCAATGTCGATGATCTCGATGTCGCGGATGAAGGACAGGTTGGTCGAGCCCGGCGTCAGCCCCTTCTCATCGGGGAACTGCAGGATGAGCAGGCCGAAGATGACCGCGATGACCAGCTGGAGAATCAGTTTCGCCCCGGAGGTCAGGCCGAGGCTGCGGCCCTTGAACAGCTTGATGAAGTCGTCGGCGAAACCGACGCCGCCGAGCGCCAGGGTCAGCCCGAGGACGAGCAGGCCGGAGGCGGTCGGCCCCCCGCTGCCGGTGATGAGCCGGAAGATGATCACGATGAGGTAGGCGACGGTGATGCCGGCGAGGATGGCGATGCCGCCCATCGTCGGGGTGCCGCGCTTGCGCAGATGCGACTGCGGTCCGTCCTCGCGGATCTCCTGGCCCAGTCCCTCCGCCGAGAACCAGCGGATCAGGAGCGGGGTCAG from Corynebacterium guangdongense includes the following:
- the mraY gene encoding phospho-N-acetylmuramoyl-pentapeptide-transferase; the encoded protein is MTEIIIAGGVAFLVAVFLTPLLIRWFSAEGLGQEIREDGPQSHLRKRGTPTMGGIAILAGITVAYLIVIIFRLITGSGGPTASGLLVLGLTLALGGVGFADDFIKLFKGRSLGLTSGAKLILQLVIAVIFGLLILQFPDEKGLTPGSTNLSFIRDIEIIDIGLGGGILGVLVFLVFIFILTAAWSNAVNLTDGLDGLAAGTTAMVMGAYTLVTFWQFRNSCETDVIAGCYQVRDPLDLAVLAAAGLGACVGFLWWNAAPAKIFMGDTGSLALGGLVAGLSVASRTELLMVIIGALFVIEVASVAIQVAFFKATGKRVFRMAPFHHHFEKGGWPETTVVVRFWIIAGLSALLGVAIFYAEWLGSTGVAV